The sequence CTAGCCGCCCACCGGGACTTCGGGCTGGTGTCGAGGCTGGCCCGCGAGGCGGAAGCGGGGCGGAGCGGGGCCCGCGAGCTCCGGGCGATGGCGTGGATCGACCGGGCGGTGATCCTCCTCGGCGCCGCCGCCGTCTATCTGGGGCTCGCGGTCAGCCGCGGTGGCTAGGCCAGGCCCAGCACCGCCACCTCGCGCTCTAACCGCCTCCCAAGCCGCTCCTTCTCGACCTCGTACAGGCTCTGCACGTTGAGCCAGAACCGCTCAGAGGTCCTAAAATACCGCGCCAGACGGAGCGCGGTATCGGTCGTGATCGACCGCTGACCGTGTGCGATCTTGTTAACCCGACGGGGTGGGACGCTGATATTCTTCGCCAGCTGATACTGGCTGATGCCCACGGGATTCAGAAGCTCCCCGAGAAGAATCTCGCCGGGATGAATCGCCGGCAGCTTCCGCGCCACTGCTGAGCCTCCTGGTGGCGTTACGATATAGGC comes from Candidatus Rokuibacteriota bacterium and encodes:
- a CDS encoding HigA family addiction module antidote protein, whose amino-acid sequence is MPAIHPGEILLGELLNPVGISQYQLAKNISVPPRRVNKIAHGQRSITTDTALRLARYFRTSERFWLNVQSLYEVEKERLGRRLEREVAVLGLA